The following are from one region of the Salvia hispanica cultivar TCC Black 2014 chromosome 1, UniMelb_Shisp_WGS_1.0, whole genome shotgun sequence genome:
- the LOC125201623 gene encoding eukaryotic translation initiation factor 1A, protein MPKNKGKGGKNRKRGKNEADDEKRELVFKEDGQEYAQVMRMLGNGRCEATCIDGVKRLCHIRGKMHKKVWIAAGDIILVGLRDYQDDKADVILKYMPDEARLLKAYGELPENTRLNEGIAGGLDEEDDGPGDDYIEFEDEDIDKL, encoded by the exons ATGCCGAAGAACAAGGGTAAGGGAGGGAAGAATCGGAAGAGAGGGAAGAACGAAGCCGACGACGAGAAGAGAGAATTGGTTTTCAAGGAAGACGGACAGGAATACGCGCAGGTCATGCGCATGCTCGGGAACGGACGCTGCGAGGCCACGTGCATCGACGGCGTCAAGCGCCTCTGTCACATCAGGGGCAAGATGCACAAGAAGGTTTGGATCGCCGCCGGCGATATTATCCTCGTCGGTCTCCGCGATTATCAg GATGACAAGGCTGATGTGATCCTGAAGTACATGCCCGACGAAGCCAGATTGTTGAAGGCCTATGGTGAACTGCCCGAGAACACTAGGCTCAATGAGGGTATTGCTGGAGGACTTGATGAGGAGGATGATGGCCCTGGCGATGATTACATTGAATTCGAGGACGAAGACATCGACAAACTCTAA
- the LOC125201622 gene encoding protein CURVATURE THYLAKOID 1A, chloroplastic-like: protein MAAAASTSMAATTPVLLHRLPAVRPAAVFCPLPQRPTLSATPFKILKECRRSSQLLVRASSSEESSLDTNELFNDLKEKWDAVENKTTVIIYGGGSIVAIWFASTFVGAINSIPLLPKILELVGLAYTAWFVYRYLLFKSSRKELVTDIEALKSKIAGTE, encoded by the exons ATGGCAGCGGCAGCTTCTACTTCAATGGCGGCCACCACTCCTGTCTTGCTCCACCGCCTCCCTGCCGTCAGGCCAGCGGCCGTCTTCTGCCCCTTGCCCCAACGTCCAACCCTTTCAGCCACTCCCTTCAAGATACTCAAAG AGTGTAGGAGGTCTTCCCAGCTCCTTGTGAGAGCCTCTTCGTCGGAGGAGAGCTCTCTTGATACCAATGAATTGTTCAATGACCTCAAAGAAAAG TGGGATGCTGTTGAAAACAAAACCACTGTGATTATTTATGGTGGTGGCTCCATTGTTGCAATTTGGTTTGCTTCCACATTTGTTGGTGCAATAAACTCGATTCCATTG CTCCCCAAGATCTTGGAGTTGGTCGGGCTTGCATACACAGCGTGGTTTGTGTACCGTTACCTGCTCTTCAAG TCAAGTAGAAAGGAACTGGTAACAGACATAGAAGCATTGAAAAGCAAGATTGCTGGAACTGAGTAA
- the LOC125186026 gene encoding uncharacterized protein LOC125186026 has product MGATKRSILIMFCALILFRHVEASSSSLDSFLYNHALNSIPKPRTGQLYEVSSPANFSGVGVSLLRLRAHSLWKNGASLGSIGIPPKAALPFPFTRRVDLVYQDLGNWSTSYYNIVPNYTLVAPVVGLQAYDSDMGPTSMVLVGLEMRGDSVITVSFQNVSLHQYDAASLRCVRFGADGTLQLSNVSGGGGTCVWRSDGHFSIVAPPLDMKKNKKGKESAVKWWMIGVPGGVAAAAVLIAGGAILCRWRSVRKMERNAERSEGLNSIWIGNSRMPTATGIRTQPTLENSYIP; this is encoded by the coding sequence ATGGGAGCTACTAAAAGGAGCATCTTGATCATGTTTTGTGCTCTAATATTGTTCAGACATGTTGAAgcatcttcatcatcactaGATTCATTCCTCTACAATCACGCCCTCAACTCCATACCGAAACCTCGTACAGGCCAGTTGTACGAGGTTTCGTCTCCCGCCAACTTCTCGGGCGTGGGAGTCTCACTCCTCCGCCTCAGGGCCCACAGCCTGTGGAAGAACGGAGCCAGCCTCGGCTCCATCGGAATCCCACCCAAGGCAGCGCTGCCATTTCCCTTCACAAGAAGAGTTGACTTAGTCTACCAAGACCTCGGCAATTGGTCAACTTCTTACTACAATATTGTCCCAAACTACACGCTAGTGGCTCCTGTCGTAGGCCTGCAGGCCTACGACTCTGACATGGGCCCTACGAGCATGGTGCTCGTGGGGCTCGAAATGCGAGGGGACAGTGTAATCACTGTGTCTTTCCAAAATGTCTCACTTCATCAGTACGACGCGGCGAGCCTGCGCTGCGTCAGGTTCGGCGCGGACGGCACGTTGCAGCTAAGCAACGTGTCAGGTGGCGGCGGCACGTGCGTGTGGCGGAGCGACGGCCACTTCTCGATCGTCGCTCCTCCGTTGGACatgaagaagaataagaagGGGAAGGAGTCCGCGGTGAAGTGGTGGATGATCGGAGTCCCCGGCGGCGTCGCTGCGGCGGCGGTGTTGATCGCCGGCGGCGCAATTTTGTGTCGGTGGAGAAGTGTGaggaaaatggagagaaatgCGGAGAGAAGTGAAGGTTTGAATTCAATTTGGATTGGAAATAGCAGAATGCCAACAGCAACAGGTATCAGAACACAGCCAACTCTTGAAAATAGCTATATTCCATAA